One window of Metopolophium dirhodum isolate CAU chromosome 3, ASM1992520v1, whole genome shotgun sequence genomic DNA carries:
- the LOC132942041 gene encoding histone H3 encodes MARTKQTARKSTGGKAPRKQLATKAARKSAPATGGVKKPHRYRPGTVALREIRRYQKSTELLIRKLPFQRLVREIAQDFKTDLRFQSSAVMALQEASEAYLVGLFEDTNLCAIHAKRVTIMPKDIQLARRIRGERA; translated from the coding sequence ATGGCACGTACCAAGCAAACTGCCCGCAAGTCGACCGGAGGAAAGGCGCCCAGGAAGCAGCTGGCCACTAAAGCCGCACGTAAGAGCGCACCCGCCACCGGAGGAGTGAAGAAGCCACATCGTTACCGTCCCGGAACCGTCGCCCTCCGTGAAATCCGTCGTTACCAGAAGAGCACGGAACTGTTGATCCGCAAATTGCCGTTCCAACGTCTGGTGCGTGAGATAGCCCAGGACTTCAAGACCGACCTACGTTTCCAGAGCTCCGCCGTCATGGCTCTGCAAGAAGCTAGCGAGGCTTACCTGGTCGGTCTGTTTGAAGACACTAATCTGTGCGCCATCCACGCTAAGCGTGTCACCATCATGCCGAAAGACATCCAATTGGCTCGTCGCATCCGCGGAGAACGTGCTTAA